A region from the Kosmotoga arenicorallina S304 genome encodes:
- a CDS encoding zinc-binding metallopeptidase family protein: protein MQEYVERSLKELGIPYDKDYMGNIYRLIPNTPLLSAHMDALTEDYEIGKLSNIKESYGIIKGEGNIGADDKLGVYMLLELLKEYKCSFVFSVQEESGREGIQYFLSEKAKEVAECNWGLVLDRRGKEHFIGSLNSYCTVEFSEAVSEVTGFKEEHGSLSDADYLSNYISCVNLSIGYQNPHSKDEYIILKDAENSYIAARKMCSALYQEKFKNPEK, encoded by the coding sequence ATGCAAGAATATGTGGAGAGAAGTTTAAAAGAACTTGGCATTCCATATGATAAGGATTATATGGGTAATATCTATAGACTGATTCCCAATACACCTTTGTTATCTGCGCATATGGATGCGCTAACTGAAGATTATGAGATCGGCAAATTGTCTAATATAAAAGAATCTTATGGAATTATCAAAGGGGAGGGTAATATAGGCGCAGATGACAAATTAGGTGTATACATGTTACTTGAACTTCTAAAAGAGTATAAGTGCAGTTTTGTATTTTCCGTACAAGAAGAAAGCGGAAGAGAAGGAATACAGTATTTTCTTAGCGAGAAAGCAAAAGAAGTAGCCGAATGCAACTGGGGTCTTGTGCTTGACAGGAGGGGAAAGGAGCACTTCATTGGATCGTTAAACAGCTATTGCACAGTAGAGTTTTCAGAAGCTGTTTCAGAAGTAACAGGATTCAAAGAGGAACATGGTTCTCTTTCTGATGCAGATTATTTATCGAATTATATATCCTGCGTGAATCTATCCATTGGTTACCAAAATCCGCATTCAAAAGATGAATATATAATTCTAAAAGATGCTGAAAACTCCTATATCGCAGCAAGAAAAATGTGCAGCGCTTTGTATCAAGAAAAATTCAAAAATCCAGAAAAATGA